One genomic region from Phoenix dactylifera cultivar Barhee BC4 unplaced genomic scaffold, palm_55x_up_171113_PBpolish2nd_filt_p 000190F, whole genome shotgun sequence encodes:
- the LOC103721206 gene encoding serine carboxypeptidase 1-like — MSKAKKKMKTPSFSLLLTCCFLFALLNTSRANEADQLRKFINSKSSSWFLQSDSRADLDATEPVSPVYMSSQVGLMEADKIEALPGQPEGVNFNQYAGYVTVDPKKERALFYYFVESPYNSSTKPLVLWLNGGPGCSSFGYGAMQELGPFRVERDGKTLSRNQYAWNNVANVLFLESPAGVGFSYSNTSTDYTSNGDKRTAKDSYTFLVNWLKRFPQYKSRDFFITGESYVGHYAPQLASLILQQNKLPNHTVINLQGIAIGNAYVDTKTNDQGEYEFLWSHALISDEAYAEVLQACNFISTEEDSTSCLTAANNARATSGNIDEYNIYAPICLHAENRTKSSLAMADFDPCTEDYVTSYLNNPKVHEALHVDITKSTIPWQGCSDAVGYSWKDAPASVLPLIKKLIGSNETRLWLYSGDVDGVCSTAATKYAIKELKLPVRDSWKAWYYNEQVGGYVVGYQGLVFVTVRGAGHMVPSYQPERALALISSFIQGKLPSTT, encoded by the exons ATGTCGAAggcaaagaaaaaaatgaagactccatcattctctttgcttcTTACCTGCTGCTTCCTCTTTGCATTGCTAAATACCAGCAGAGCTAATGAGGCTGATCAGCTAAGAAAGTTCATCAATTCTAAGAGTTCATCATGGTTTCTTCAATCTGATTCACGGGCTGACTTAGACGCCACTGAGCCTGTTTCGCCGGTCTATATGAGCTCGCAGGTTGGGCTAATGGAGGCTGATAAGATCGAAGCATTGCCTGGGCAACCCGAGGGTGTCAATTTCAATCAGTATGCTGGCTATGTGACCGTGGATCCAAAGAAGGAAAGGGCACTGTTCTATTACTTCGTGGAGTCTCCTTACAACTCTTCGACGAAGCCTCTTGTCTTGTGGCTTAACGGAG GTCCTGGGTGCTCCTCATTCGGATATGGAGCCATGCAGGAACTAGGACCCTTCAGAGTAGAAAGGGATGGGAAAACGCTTAGCAGAAACCAGTATGCTTGGAACAATG TGGCAAATGTTCTCTTCTTGGAATCTCCAGCCGGGGTTGGGTTTTCATATTCGAACACCAGTACAGATTATACAAGCAATGGAGATAAAAGAACTGCCAAAGATTCATATACGTTTCTAGTCAACTGGTTGAAGAGATTTCCACAGTACAAAAGCCGTGATTTTTTCATAACTGGAGAGAGCTACGTTGGCCATTATGCACCGCAGCTTGCCTCTCTGATACTTCAGCAAAACAAATTACCCAACCACACTGTTATCAATCTTCAAGGCATTGCA ATTGGCAATGCTTACGTTGATACTAAGACCAACGACCAAGGAGAATATGAGTTTTTGTGGAGCCATGCCTTAATCTCTGATGAGGCCTATGCTGAAGTTCTCCAGGCCTGCAACTTCATTTCTACAGAAGAAGACAGTACTTCTTGCCTTACTGCTGCAAACAACGCTCGAGCAACGTCTGGAAATATTGATGAGTACAACATTTACGCCCCGATCTGCCTCCACGCTGAAAATCGGACCAAGTCCAGTTTAGCA ATGGCTGATTTTGATCCCTGCACTGAAGACTACGTCACGTCTTACTTGAACAATCCCAAGGTGCATGAGGCTCTTCACGTAGACATTACGAAATCCACAATCCCATGGCAAGGTTGCAG TGATGCTGTGGGCTATTCCTGGAAAGACGCGCCTGCTTCGGTGCTCCCTCTCATTAAGAAGCTTATTGGTAGTAATGAGACGAGGTTATGGTTGTATAG tGGTGACGTAGATGGGGTATGTTCGACTGCAGCCACGAAGTATGCCATCAAAGAACTAAAACTTCCCGTGAGGGATTCATGGAAAGCATGGTATTACAACGAGCAG